The following are from one region of the Halorussus rarus genome:
- a CDS encoding metallophosphoesterase family protein gives MTSVEVLCVADIHIGRRPSRLPDRFDPDDFSPRTIWADLAESAVSRGVDAVVVAGDLVDQENKYAEAFGAVESVATALGEAGIPLIAVAGNHDADVLPDLAEAIDNLQLLGREGSWERTALTDAEGEPNLHVDGWSFPGRYYHESPLATYDLVDEGVPRLGVVHADVSGEDRYAPVAVDDLATSGHSAWVLGHLHVPGTRHENPPVLYPGSLQPLDPSETDGHGAWLVSVESDGTVETESDRSATLQYEEIVVSTDPEQGFHDIVDATHEQLLETATKCGPQTELLAVTVTVSGRTDAHTDLRSRRGELEQIELTEGGTAVRVLDVTIDTKPSITLADRAGDDDPVGYLAGLLRALDDDEPLDPYRDVIEAAHTSVRETHDSNAYRELKSHDETYTRPTEVETKEVLRRQARQLVDAFVEQQGVPADE, from the coding sequence ATGACATCAGTAGAGGTTCTGTGTGTAGCAGATATTCATATCGGGCGTCGTCCAAGCCGACTCCCGGATAGATTCGATCCGGACGATTTTTCTCCCCGGACGATCTGGGCTGATCTCGCGGAGTCTGCTGTTTCTCGGGGAGTGGATGCGGTCGTCGTTGCGGGTGACCTTGTTGATCAAGAAAACAAGTATGCGGAGGCGTTCGGTGCTGTTGAGTCCGTAGCGACCGCGCTTGGAGAGGCTGGTATTCCTCTCATTGCTGTCGCTGGTAACCACGACGCCGATGTGCTCCCGGACTTGGCTGAGGCAATCGATAATCTCCAGTTGCTTGGCCGGGAGGGGTCCTGGGAGCGAACAGCCTTGACCGACGCCGAGGGTGAACCGAACCTTCACGTGGACGGGTGGTCGTTCCCCGGTCGGTACTACCACGAGAGTCCGTTGGCTACGTACGACTTGGTCGATGAGGGCGTTCCACGTCTTGGAGTCGTCCACGCAGATGTCAGTGGGGAAGATCGGTACGCCCCGGTCGCCGTGGACGACTTGGCGACGAGTGGGCACTCGGCGTGGGTTCTTGGTCATCTCCACGTCCCGGGGACCCGTCACGAGAACCCCCCAGTCCTCTATCCCGGGTCGCTCCAACCGTTGGATCCGAGTGAGACCGACGGTCATGGTGCGTGGCTCGTCTCGGTTGAGAGTGACGGGACAGTAGAGACAGAGTCGGACAGGTCAGCGACACTGCAGTACGAGGAGATCGTCGTCTCAACGGACCCTGAGCAGGGGTTCCACGACATCGTCGATGCTACCCACGAGCAGTTACTTGAGACAGCCACGAAGTGCGGCCCCCAGACCGAGCTTCTTGCCGTCACAGTAACCGTTTCTGGACGAACGGACGCGCACACAGATCTACGCAGCCGACGCGGAGAGCTTGAACAGATCGAACTCACGGAGGGCGGGACGGCAGTGCGTGTTCTCGACGTGACTATTGATACGAAACCGTCGATCACTCTCGCTGATCGCGCTGGCGATGATGATCCGGTCGGGTACTTGGCCGGGTTGCTGCGTGCCCTCGACGATGACGAACCGTTGGACCCGTATCGGGATGTCATAGAGGCCGCTCACACGAGTGTCCGCGAGACCCACGACTCGAACGCGTATCGGGAGCTCAAGAGCCACGACGAGACGTACACTCGCCCAACGGAAGTTGAAACGAAGGAAGTACTCCGCCGACAGGCTCGGCAACTCGTCGACGCTTTCGTTGAGCAGCAGGGGGTGCCCGCTGATGAGTGA
- a CDS encoding HNH endonuclease signature motif containing protein, with amino-acid sequence MPSERLRSIVPMFGGGTRYIETLDAILDFVEAHHPTSDELVGWHRGSFRNVSSRDSIMRRVRYLQQVGFLHQANDHWELGDAGREYVEQGDMETLLRIMCDRNVGLRSLLYALVAGPMTLGEVSDQQLDTHPELGWSRGETDMAKQRVNWLRSMGLVEKRGGEYALTDDGLQFVENAVEEWANSDWTPSVSDAGMRAGTYEATAYARSVDPEFRATVLSRHDRTCPVSGVDHPGLLDVAHVLPWSDYPEHRADLSNVLALSKTHHAAFDRELFTIDQDYRLCVNPNFETQSNLLQRTIIDREGERISIPDDSLKPQYVAQHNAAIEWV; translated from the coding sequence ATGCCCTCAGAACGCCTCCGTAGTATTGTCCCGATGTTTGGAGGTGGGACGCGGTATATCGAGACGTTGGATGCAATTCTCGACTTCGTTGAGGCGCATCACCCGACGTCGGATGAACTTGTAGGGTGGCATCGTGGTTCATTCCGCAATGTGTCGAGTCGGGATTCGATTATGCGGCGGGTGAGGTATTTACAGCAGGTCGGGTTTCTCCACCAGGCAAACGACCATTGGGAGCTCGGTGATGCTGGTCGGGAGTACGTTGAGCAGGGCGATATGGAGACGCTGCTCCGAATCATGTGTGATCGGAATGTCGGACTTCGGAGTCTGCTGTATGCGTTGGTTGCTGGTCCGATGACGCTCGGAGAGGTGAGTGATCAGCAGCTGGATACGCATCCGGAGTTAGGGTGGAGTCGCGGGGAGACTGACATGGCGAAACAGCGAGTGAATTGGCTGCGGAGTATGGGGCTCGTGGAGAAGCGCGGCGGCGAGTACGCGTTGACGGATGACGGCCTTCAGTTCGTCGAGAATGCGGTGGAGGAGTGGGCTAACTCGGACTGGACACCGTCGGTGAGCGATGCTGGGATGCGTGCTGGGACGTACGAAGCGACTGCCTACGCACGGTCGGTCGATCCGGAGTTCCGTGCGACGGTGCTGTCCCGTCATGACCGTACGTGTCCGGTTTCCGGGGTGGATCATCCCGGCCTGTTGGACGTGGCACATGTCCTGCCGTGGAGCGACTACCCGGAACACAGGGCTGATCTCTCGAACGTGCTGGCACTCAGTAAGACGCATCACGCGGCGTTCGACCGGGAGCTATTCACTATCGACCAAGACTACCGGCTGTGCGTAAATCCGAACTTCGAAACCCAAAGCAATCTGCTACAACGGACGATTATCGACCGTGAAGGGGAACGGATCTCGATCCCGGATGATAGCTTGAAGCCGCAGTATGTTGCGCAGCACAACGCAGCGATTGAGTGGGTGTGA